The candidate division WOR-3 bacterium genome segment CATGTTGATGGACAGATACAAAGCTGAGCCGATCCCGTTCAAGTCCGCCGCTCACGCATACTGGCAGGCGACCCGGCGGATAGCGAAGATGGTCGGCGACGGCAGCCGGGTCCTCGGGCAAGCGCTCCAGCGCGGAGGACGGGTGCTGTTTGAGGGGGCGCAGGGGATGCACCTCGACATCGACCTCGGCACGTATCCCTATGTCACTTCCTCTTCTACCTGGGCAGGAGGCGTGTCGCCGGGAACCGGCATCAGCCCGGTCTGGCTCGAAGAAGTGGTCGGTATCGCGAAGGCGTACACCACCCGCGTCGGGCTTGGACCTTTCCCCACCGAGATGAGCGAGACCGAGGCCGATCGGTTGCGCGCGCTCGGCAACGAGTATGGGGCGACTACGGGCCGTCCGCGACGATGCGGATGGTTCGACGCGCCGGTGGTGCGGGCCTCGGTGCGGCACAACAAGCTGACCGCCCTCATCATCACCAAGCTTGATGTCCTGGATTCGTGGGAGGAGATCAAGCTCTGTCACAGCTACCGGTTTGACGGCCGCGAGTTCCCGGAGTTCGATCCCTTCCACGCGGCGGAGTTGTCACCGCAGTACGAGACGATGCCGGGCTGGCGCGAGAAGACCTCGGGCTGCCGTTCGTTCGGTGAACTGCCGGTGCGGGCCCGACGCTACCTGGCGCGGCTCGAAGAGTTGTGCGCCTGCCCGATTGCGCTTGTCTCGGTCGGCAGCGAGCGCAGCCAGACGATCCCATTCAAGTCAAACAAGCTGCGATGGCTCAGGCAGTAGCAAACGCCGAGCGCCAATCTCCGAGCGCCGAAGTCTGGAAGCAGACATTCGGCGGTCGGCGTTCGCACAACGGAGTTTGCTGATGCCTGAGATTCGGTTGATGCGCCGGGTGCTGGCGAGCAATGACGCGCTCGCCGCAGCCCAGCTCAAGGTGCTTGACCGGCACGGCGTGCTCGGAATCAACATCATGTCCGGGCCCGGCGCGGGCAAGACCAGCCTGGTTGAGAGAACCGCTGAGGCGCTTGGTCGGAAGTACCGGATCCAGGTCATCGAAGGCGACATCCAGGGCGACCTCGACGCGCGGCGGGTCACAGCCAAAGGCGTAAGCTGTGTGCAGATAAACACGCAGGGCGCGTGTCATCTTGACGGCCTGATGCTCGGCCCGGCAATGGGGGAGATTGACTTCGGCAAGCTCGACCTGCTAATCATCGAGAACGTGGGCAACCTCGTCTGCCCGGCCGAGTTCGCCCTGCCGGCTCACTACAACGTCACGGTCATCTCCACGCCCGAAGGCAGTGACAAACCGGTCAAGTATCCCTTGATGTTCTCCAAGTCCGATGTCCTCGTCATCAACAAGATGGACCTGCTGCCCCACGTGGACTTCGACCTGCCCGCGCTTAAGAAGGTCGTGCGCAAGCTCAAGCCCGGCATCACCTTCATCGAGACGTCGGCCAGGACCGGCGCCGGCGTGGACAAGTGGGTCGCCTGGCTCGAACAGAAGCTCCGCGCCCGCCGCAAGAGCCGGTAGGCCCGGCTCGCGCTTTCCTTCATCCCAGTTTGAGTCTCAGGGACGAGCCGAATCGGCGGGGCCTGCTACATTCGCGTGAAGGGCGCGGTTCATTCAAATGAACCGAATGGTCTGGACTCGGGGATAGGGGAGAGGAACGGTGAGGCTGAGAGGATATGGACGCATACTGGCCGGAAGCGTTCAGGCGGTTTGAGCTTGTGCTTGCGCTTGGGCTAGCGGGCTACGCCCGCGCCAATCTGCAATCTGCAGTCTGCAATCTGAAATGCCTCGTGGGAGCTTCCCAAAATGGGGTCCATGGCCGCATCTTGACGCGCTTCTGGCTAGGAATTGGG includes the following:
- the hypB gene encoding hydrogenase nickel incorporation protein HypB, which produces MPEIRLMRRVLASNDALAAAQLKVLDRHGVLGINIMSGPGAGKTSLVERTAEALGRKYRIQVIEGDIQGDLDARRVTAKGVSCVQINTQGACHLDGLMLGPAMGEIDFGKLDLLIIENVGNLVCPAEFALPAHYNVTVISTPEGSDKPVKYPLMFSKSDVLVINKMDLLPHVDFDLPALKKVVRKLKPGITFIETSARTGAGVDKWVAWLEQKLRARRKSR
- a CDS encoding adenylosuccinate synthase codes for the protein MPNLTVVGAQWGDEGKGKAVDFLARSAGVVARFQGGPNAGHTVCVERSTFTFHQIPSAILSPKATCVIGCGCVIDPYVFEHELAALRRKKVPLGQRLVVDCRAQMILPYHKQLDRLRDEQSSRQRIGTTGRGIGPAYADKVNRTGIRAGDLLSEEVFNDKLKHNLAAANFMLMDRYKAEPIPFKSAAHAYWQATRRIAKMVGDGSRVLGQALQRGGRVLFEGAQGMHLDIDLGTYPYVTSSSTWAGGVSPGTGISPVWLEEVVGIAKAYTTRVGLGPFPTEMSETEADRLRALGNEYGATTGRPRRCGWFDAPVVRASVRHNKLTALIITKLDVLDSWEEIKLCHSYRFDGREFPEFDPFHAAELSPQYETMPGWREKTSGCRSFGELPVRARRYLARLEELCACPIALVSVGSERSQTIPFKSNKLRWLRQ